One window of the Sulfitobacter alexandrii genome contains the following:
- a CDS encoding sulfite exporter TauE/SafE family protein, whose product MPDVLAAAGSTAGLVWLVAAVIVAGLIRGFTGFGSAMIIMPVAASVLSPVQAVIFLAATELLGPLPNLRAAWRDGAPRDVGLLMIGVVLALPLGLWCLSRISPEGFGWFISGVVLLLLALLVSGWRYRGTLTRRLTVATGALGGFMTGFSGIPGPPVIMLYMASSLPIATIRANFLLYLLAVDILLFAVLWLTGLMVWEIIVLGLLIGIPNLIANRLGAMLFDPAAERVFRLVAYIVIAASAIIGLPIWKGM is encoded by the coding sequence ATGCCTGATGTCCTCGCCGCCGCCGGATCGACCGCGGGTCTGGTCTGGCTGGTGGCGGCGGTCATCGTCGCGGGCCTGATCCGGGGCTTCACCGGCTTCGGATCCGCGATGATCATCATGCCGGTCGCGGCCTCCGTCCTCAGCCCCGTGCAGGCGGTCATCTTTCTGGCCGCCACGGAATTGCTGGGTCCGCTGCCGAACCTGCGCGCCGCATGGCGTGACGGCGCGCCGCGCGACGTGGGGCTCCTGATGATCGGGGTCGTTCTGGCCCTGCCGCTGGGCCTGTGGTGCCTGTCGCGCATCTCGCCCGAGGGGTTCGGCTGGTTCATCTCGGGCGTCGTGCTGCTTCTGCTGGCGCTGCTGGTTTCCGGCTGGCGCTACCGCGGCACGCTAACCCGTCGCCTGACCGTGGCCACCGGGGCGCTCGGCGGTTTCATGACGGGCTTCTCCGGTATCCCCGGTCCGCCGGTCATCATGCTCTACATGGCCAGCAGCCTGCCGATCGCCACCATCCGGGCGAATTTCCTGCTCTACTTGCTGGCGGTGGACATCCTGCTGTTCGCCGTGCTCTGGCTCACCGGCCTCATGGTATGGGAGATCATAGTCCTTGGCCTGCTCATCGGCATTCCCAACCTGATCGCCAACCGCCTCGGGGCCATGCTGTTCGATCCGGCGGCCGAACGGGTTTTTCGGCTGGTGGCCTATATCGTCATTGCCGCATCGGCTATCATCGGGCTGCCGATATGGAAAGGGATGTGA
- a CDS encoding Mth938-like domain-containing protein: MRLNEIVFNDAKPVEGYGPGFFRIGGEVIHGPLIVGPEGIRAWNGLEDLEPLLALRGQIDVLFVGTGADIDHLPETLTGPLDAVGIGVEAMASPAACRTYNVLLSEGRRIALALLPV; the protein is encoded by the coding sequence ATGCGCCTGAACGAGATCGTCTTTAACGATGCCAAACCCGTCGAAGGCTACGGCCCCGGATTCTTCCGCATCGGCGGCGAGGTGATACACGGACCGCTGATCGTGGGTCCGGAGGGCATCCGCGCGTGGAACGGGCTCGAGGATCTCGAGCCGCTGCTGGCCCTGCGCGGGCAGATCGACGTGCTTTTCGTAGGGACCGGGGCGGACATCGACCACCTGCCGGAAACGCTGACCGGCCCGCTGGATGCGGTGGGCATCGGGGTCGAGGCGATGGCCTCTCCCGCCGCGTGCCGCACCTACAACGTCCTGCTGAGCGAGGGGCGCCGCATCGCCCTCGCGCTGTTGCCGGTCTGA
- a CDS encoding heme ABC transporter permease yields MSIWSYANPVKFLTLSARVQPVLWVVSLSCVAVGLAWGFFGTPDDYRQGSTVKIIYLHVPSALMAINAWFMMLVTSLIWLIRRHHVSALAAKAAAPVGVVMTVIALLTGAIWGQPMWGTWWAWDPRLTSFLILFLFYLGYIALWEAIEDPDTAADLTSILCLVGSVFAVLSRYAVRFWNQGLHQGTSVPVATGGRSVDDVFFYPLVLSMVGFGLLFVALVFYRTGTEIRLRRAAALRARVGRAA; encoded by the coding sequence ATGTCGATCTGGAGCTATGCAAATCCGGTGAAGTTCCTCACCCTCAGCGCGCGGGTCCAGCCCGTGCTCTGGGTCGTGTCGCTGTCCTGCGTCGCCGTCGGGCTGGCCTGGGGCTTCTTCGGCACGCCCGACGATTACCGGCAGGGATCGACGGTCAAGATCATCTACCTTCACGTCCCGTCGGCCCTGATGGCGATCAACGCGTGGTTCATGATGCTGGTGACCTCGCTGATCTGGCTGATCCGCCGGCACCATGTCAGCGCGCTGGCCGCCAAGGCCGCCGCCCCCGTGGGCGTGGTGATGACGGTCATCGCGCTGCTGACCGGCGCGATCTGGGGCCAGCCCATGTGGGGCACCTGGTGGGCCTGGGATCCGCGGCTCACGTCCTTCCTGATCCTGTTCCTGTTCTACCTCGGCTACATCGCCCTCTGGGAGGCGATAGAGGATCCCGACACCGCCGCCGACCTGACCTCCATCCTGTGCCTCGTCGGCTCGGTATTCGCCGTTCTCAGCCGCTATGCCGTGCGGTTCTGGAACCAAGGCCTGCACCAGGGCACCTCGGTGCCGGTGGCCACCGGCGGGCGCAGCGTCGATGACGTTTTCTTCTACCCGCTGGTGCTGAGCATGGTGGGCTTCGGCCTGCTGTTCGTGGCGCTTGTGTTCTACCGGACAGGCACCGAGATCCGGCTGCGCCGCGCGGCCGCGCTGCGCGCACGGGTGGGCAGGGCCGCATGA
- the ccmD gene encoding heme exporter protein CcmD, with amino-acid sequence MMPDLGKYAVEVLSAYAVSLLLLLVLVLWTLRRGRAARATLDAAERETGRHG; translated from the coding sequence ATGATGCCTGATCTGGGAAAATACGCGGTCGAGGTGCTCTCGGCCTACGCGGTGTCGCTGCTGCTGCTGCTCGTGCTCGTGCTGTGGACGCTGCGCCGGGGCCGCGCCGCCCGCGCCACGCTCGACGCCGCCGAAAGGGAGACCGGACGCCATGGTTAA
- the secD gene encoding protein translocase subunit SecD, whose amino-acid sequence MLQIDLWKRILIILTCVAGLWVALPNAFYGPVEQHNDAARAIEQGGATPELDAQLALWPEWMPSGLVNLGLDLRGGAHLLAEVQVQDVYKSRMEATWPEVRDALRDLTPVRRQEAPDGQLQVRLQDPSVMPEALQIVRDLSRPVQTLTGAGASDIEVSGNDGLITITLSEAEKQATDERTMQQSLEIIRRRIDEVGTREPTIQRQGADRILIQVPGIGSASELKDIIGTTAQLTFNPVISRGTDANASPGIGNSLLPSLDNEGEYYTVETAPVVTGEELVDAQPSFDQNGSPAVSFRFDTTGARKFGNYTAENIGSPFAIVLDNEVISAPVIQSHIPGGSGIITGNFTVEESTNLAVLLRAGALPAGLTFVEERTIGPELGQDSIDAGKLATAVAFAAVLLFMGVTYGLFGLFANLALIINVGLIFGLLSLIGATLTLPGIAGIVLTVGMAVDANVLIFERIREELKTAKGPARAISLGYERALSAILDANITTFIIATILFALGSGPVRGFAVTLGLGIVTSVFTAYFVTRLMVVMWFERRRPKTIEV is encoded by the coding sequence ATGCTCCAGATTGATCTGTGGAAGCGCATACTCATCATCCTGACCTGCGTGGCGGGACTTTGGGTGGCTCTTCCGAACGCGTTCTACGGCCCCGTGGAGCAGCACAACGATGCCGCCCGCGCGATCGAACAGGGCGGGGCGACCCCCGAACTCGACGCGCAGCTGGCGCTCTGGCCCGAATGGATGCCGTCGGGCCTCGTCAACCTCGGTCTCGACCTGCGGGGCGGTGCGCATCTGCTGGCCGAGGTGCAGGTGCAGGACGTCTACAAGAGCCGGATGGAAGCCACATGGCCCGAGGTGCGCGATGCCCTGCGCGATCTGACGCCGGTCCGCCGGCAGGAGGCGCCGGACGGCCAGTTGCAGGTGCGGCTGCAGGACCCCTCCGTCATGCCCGAGGCGCTGCAGATCGTCCGTGACCTGTCGCGCCCGGTCCAGACCCTGACCGGCGCGGGGGCCAGCGACATCGAGGTGTCGGGCAACGACGGGCTGATCACCATCACGCTGTCCGAGGCCGAAAAGCAGGCCACCGACGAGCGCACGATGCAGCAGAGCCTCGAGATCATCCGCCGCCGCATCGACGAGGTCGGCACCCGCGAACCCACCATCCAGCGGCAGGGCGCGGACCGCATCCTGATCCAGGTGCCCGGCATCGGCTCGGCTTCCGAGCTGAAGGACATCATCGGCACCACCGCGCAGCTCACCTTCAACCCCGTGATCAGCCGCGGCACGGACGCCAACGCCAGCCCCGGCATCGGCAATTCGCTGCTTCCGTCGCTGGACAACGAGGGCGAATACTACACCGTCGAAACCGCCCCCGTCGTCACCGGCGAGGAACTGGTGGATGCGCAGCCGTCCTTCGACCAGAATGGATCGCCCGCCGTCAGCTTCCGGTTCGACACCACCGGCGCGCGCAAGTTCGGCAACTACACGGCCGAGAACATCGGCTCGCCTTTCGCGATCGTGCTCGACAACGAGGTGATCAGCGCCCCGGTCATCCAGAGCCACATTCCCGGCGGGTCCGGCATCATCACCGGCAACTTCACGGTCGAGGAATCCACCAATCTCGCGGTGCTGCTGCGCGCGGGCGCCTTGCCCGCGGGGCTCACCTTCGTCGAGGAGCGCACGATCGGCCCGGAACTCGGACAGGACAGCATCGATGCGGGCAAGCTCGCCACGGCGGTGGCCTTTGCGGCCGTGCTGCTGTTCATGGGCGTGACCTATGGCCTCTTCGGTCTCTTCGCGAACCTCGCGCTCATCATCAACGTGGGCCTGATCTTCGGCCTGCTCAGCCTGATCGGCGCGACCCTGACACTGCCGGGCATCGCCGGGATCGTGCTGACCGTGGGCATGGCGGTGGACGCCAACGTGCTGATCTTCGAACGCATCCGCGAAGAACTGAAAACGGCAAAGGGGCCCGCGCGGGCGATTTCGCTGGGCTACGAACGCGCGCTCAGCGCCATCCTCGACGCCAACATCACCACGTTCATCATTGCCACGATCCTTTTCGCGCTCGGCTCCGGCCCGGTGCGGGGGTTCGCGGTGACACTCGGCCTCGGGATCGTGACATCGGTCTTCACCGCCTATTTCGTGACGCGCCTCATGGTGGTCATGTGGTTCGAACGCCGCCGTCCCAAGACGATAGAGGTCTGA
- the secF gene encoding protein translocase subunit SecF, translated as MRLRLIPDDTSIDFFKYAPATFGASCVAMVLALVVWFVMGLNYGIDFQGGTSLRTASDAPVDVAEYRAALDPLQLGDVTISEVYDPTSDGTRHVAMVRIQSQEGQESATPELIASIESALQTVAPDIQFTSVESVGPKVSGELITTALIAVAASLGAILIYIWLRFEWQFSVGAVAALFHDVILTVGIFSLLQIRFDLPVIAAILTIIGYSINDTVVIFDRLRENLRKYKKRPLREVMNLSVNETLSRTIMTSGTTLLALIALLVLGGDVIRGFVFAITWGVVVGTYSSVYVAKNVVLYLGVKRDWSKPDANAGNQYANIDA; from the coding sequence ATGCGCCTGAGACTGATTCCCGACGACACGAGCATCGACTTCTTCAAGTACGCGCCAGCGACCTTCGGCGCGTCCTGCGTGGCCATGGTCCTGGCGCTGGTGGTCTGGTTCGTCATGGGCCTGAACTACGGCATCGACTTCCAGGGCGGCACCAGCCTGCGCACCGCCAGCGACGCGCCGGTGGATGTGGCGGAATACCGCGCCGCGCTCGACCCGCTTCAACTGGGCGATGTGACGATCTCCGAAGTCTACGACCCCACGAGCGACGGCACCCGCCACGTGGCCATGGTGCGGATCCAGTCGCAGGAAGGCCAGGAATCGGCCACCCCCGAGCTGATCGCCAGCATCGAATCCGCCCTGCAGACGGTGGCTCCCGACATCCAGTTCACCTCGGTCGAATCCGTCGGCCCCAAGGTCTCGGGAGAGCTGATCACCACCGCGCTGATCGCGGTGGCTGCGTCCCTCGGCGCGATCCTGATCTACATCTGGCTTCGCTTCGAGTGGCAGTTCTCGGTCGGGGCGGTCGCGGCGCTGTTCCATGACGTCATCCTGACGGTCGGGATATTCTCGCTTCTGCAGATCCGCTTCGACCTGCCGGTGATCGCGGCGATCCTGACCATCATCGGGTATTCGATCAACGATACCGTCGTGATCTTCGACCGCCTGCGGGAGAACCTGAGAAAATACAAGAAGCGCCCGCTGCGCGAGGTCATGAACCTGTCCGTCAACGAGACCCTGAGCCGGACGATCATGACCTCGGGCACGACGCTGCTTGCGCTGATCGCCCTGCTGGTGCTGGGCGGCGACGTGATCCGCGGCTTCGTCTTTGCCATCACCTGGGGCGTCGTCGTCGGCACCTATTCCTCCGTCTACGTGGCCAAGAACGTCGTGCTCTATCTCGGGGTCAAGCGGGACTGGTCGAAGCCGGACGCCAACGCGGGCAACCAATACGCCAACATAGATGCCTGA
- a CDS encoding pentapeptide repeat-containing protein, with the protein MDRKEISVRAWFGLADKFDWHKARAIGPLITVAGTLIVGGLFCLAIAAAFKLLGMAVFGEVPQDGFAKFGLTGIIVAMIGAPFVVWRSVVAQKQVDVAEQGLITDRLNKAIEGLGTEKTLNKLGRDISYQVSGKLFRKFEFQGDNFEVPEHAQDLQPTAWTNYPVNVVNLEVRLGAIYAMERIAQDSLRDHVQIMEILCAYVRENAPVRMARRSPHEVFDELTEDTSDGQGLSAEAAFQHSKYKDADTLGIKPTEFDQENLERWARQLPKPRLDIQAVLIVIGRRNAAQADLESQQGYKIDLRDSNLQFCQLIGKFDDADFTQSRMDGAELQGSFRDCEFVRSSLQATRAAAIDLSFSDLSAANLSAAFFGASDLSWCRLWSSKMRWTNFNGANLTATDWYRASPYHVYFHQDADATHARFQNTDVTELKGIAEGPSKQLWGGRPTKIDQELQDRFTKLSTSLEPELEFRREWLSSLKELGLKPPTFWEV; encoded by the coding sequence TTGGACAGGAAAGAAATCAGCGTGCGGGCGTGGTTCGGCCTCGCCGATAAGTTCGACTGGCACAAGGCCCGCGCAATCGGGCCGCTGATAACGGTCGCGGGAACCCTGATCGTCGGCGGGCTTTTCTGCCTCGCGATTGCGGCTGCGTTCAAGCTGCTGGGCATGGCTGTCTTTGGCGAAGTGCCGCAGGACGGTTTCGCGAAATTCGGTCTGACCGGGATCATCGTGGCGATGATCGGCGCGCCATTTGTGGTCTGGCGGTCGGTGGTGGCACAGAAACAGGTCGATGTAGCTGAACAAGGGCTAATCACCGATCGCTTAAACAAAGCCATTGAAGGTCTGGGAACAGAAAAAACGCTCAATAAGCTGGGAAGAGATATTAGCTATCAAGTTAGTGGTAAGCTGTTCCGGAAATTCGAGTTTCAAGGCGATAACTTCGAGGTGCCCGAGCATGCGCAAGACTTGCAACCTACAGCTTGGACAAATTACCCCGTAAATGTAGTCAACCTAGAAGTCAGGTTGGGCGCAATTTATGCAATGGAGCGGATCGCTCAAGATAGCCTGCGAGACCATGTGCAAATCATGGAAATTCTCTGTGCATATGTACGCGAGAACGCACCAGTTAGAATGGCGAGACGAAGCCCTCATGAGGTTTTCGACGAACTGACTGAGGACACTTCAGACGGTCAGGGGTTAAGCGCGGAAGCCGCGTTTCAGCACTCAAAATACAAGGACGCCGACACTCTTGGAATTAAACCGACCGAGTTCGATCAAGAAAATTTGGAACGTTGGGCGAGACAGCTTCCAAAACCAAGGTTGGATATACAAGCGGTTCTCATTGTCATCGGGCGGAGGAACGCTGCTCAAGCAGATCTGGAAAGTCAACAGGGATACAAAATCGACCTTCGCGATAGCAATCTACAATTCTGCCAGTTAATTGGAAAGTTTGACGACGCCGATTTTACACAGAGCCGTATGGATGGAGCGGAGCTTCAAGGATCGTTTAGAGACTGCGAATTTGTCAGGTCATCATTGCAGGCTACAAGAGCTGCGGCCATAGACTTGTCATTCTCTGACCTAAGTGCCGCTAACCTTTCAGCCGCATTCTTCGGAGCGAGTGACCTTTCTTGGTGCAGGCTATGGTCGTCGAAAATGCGATGGACCAATTTTAACGGGGCAAATTTAACAGCTACCGATTGGTACCGTGCCTCCCCCTACCATGTATACTTCCACCAAGATGCAGATGCTACTCACGCGAGATTTCAGAATACAGACGTAACTGAACTCAAAGGGATTGCCGAAGGCCCATCCAAGCAACTATGGGGAGGTCGGCCGACCAAGATCGACCAAGAGCTTCAAGATCGCTTTACGAAGTTGTCCACATCGTTAGAACCAGAGCTTGAATTCAGAAGAGAGTGGTTGTCTTCACTCAAAGAACTCGGTCTAAAGCCACCAACCTTTTGGGAAGTATAG
- a CDS encoding DsbE family thiol:disulfide interchange protein, translated as MVKPLMIAPPLVFAGFVALAAVGMFRDDPEGLPSTLVGQAAPGVPEAPLEGFTPATADMLASGEVTLVNFWASWCPPCRAEHPKLLQMAEDGMPIVGINFKDQEGNARDYLQDDGNPFVGVGFDPQGRTAIDWGVTAPPETFILDGDGTVLFRFAGPLVGSDYEQRFLPALNAAREGG; from the coding sequence ATGGTTAAACCCCTGATGATCGCGCCGCCGCTGGTCTTTGCCGGCTTCGTGGCCCTCGCCGCCGTCGGCATGTTCCGCGACGATCCTGAGGGGCTGCCCTCCACGCTTGTCGGACAGGCCGCGCCCGGCGTGCCGGAGGCCCCGCTGGAGGGCTTCACGCCCGCCACCGCCGACATGCTCGCCTCCGGCGAGGTCACGCTTGTCAACTTCTGGGCCAGCTGGTGTCCGCCCTGCCGGGCCGAACATCCCAAGCTGTTGCAGATGGCGGAGGACGGCATGCCCATCGTCGGCATCAACTTCAAGGATCAGGAAGGCAACGCGCGGGACTACCTGCAGGACGACGGCAACCCCTTTGTCGGGGTGGGGTTCGATCCGCAGGGGCGCACGGCGATCGACTGGGGCGTGACGGCCCCGCCCGAGACCTTCATCCTTGATGGCGACGGCACGGTGCTGTTCCGATTTGCGGGGCCGTTGGTCGGCAGCGACTACGAGCAGCGGTTCCTGCCCGCGCTGAACGCTGCGCGCGAGGGGGGCTGA
- a CDS encoding tryptophan-rich sensory protein translates to MTPALRPAIAVLCFLLAVAFAVSPFLVDGFAGFDPDQFPIPQEDPPVQPAGYAFAIWSVIYVWLILGLGWGMLRAPRDGQWHDMRLPLCLSLAVGSFWLAVAVASPVWATVLIWVMLLSALAALFMAPVADTPWAALPVGLYAGWLSAASCVSLGLLAGGYGWLDTQVAALVFVALAIFLACFVQASLRRAPTYGIAVIWALIAVAVADWGTAPSVAYLAIGGIVILSVPTIRAARRP, encoded by the coding sequence ATGACCCCTGCCCTGCGCCCTGCCATTGCCGTCCTGTGTTTCCTGCTGGCCGTCGCCTTTGCCGTCTCTCCGTTTCTCGTCGACGGCTTCGCGGGGTTCGATCCCGACCAGTTTCCGATCCCGCAGGAAGATCCCCCGGTCCAGCCGGCGGGCTATGCCTTTGCCATCTGGAGCGTGATCTACGTCTGGCTGATCCTCGGCCTCGGCTGGGGGATGCTGCGCGCCCCGCGCGATGGGCAGTGGCATGACATGCGTCTGCCGCTGTGCCTGTCTCTCGCGGTGGGCAGCTTCTGGCTGGCCGTCGCGGTGGCCAGCCCGGTCTGGGCGACGGTGCTGATCTGGGTGATGCTGCTGAGCGCGCTGGCCGCGCTGTTCATGGCCCCCGTCGCGGACACGCCCTGGGCCGCGCTGCCGGTAGGGCTGTACGCCGGGTGGCTTTCGGCGGCGTCCTGCGTCTCGCTGGGGTTGCTGGCGGGAGGCTACGGCTGGCTCGATACCCAGGTGGCGGCGCTGGTATTCGTGGCGCTGGCCATATTCCTCGCCTGTTTCGTGCAGGCGTCGTTGCGCCGTGCGCCGACCTACGGGATCGCGGTGATCTGGGCGCTGATCGCGGTGGCGGTGGCGGACTGGGGCACGGCGCCCTCGGTCGCCTACCTCGCGATCGGCGGGATCGTGATCCTGTCGGTGCCCACGATCCGCGCCGCGCGGCGGCCCTGA
- the ccmB gene encoding heme exporter protein CcmB, with protein MRALLWRDLALALRAGGGFGLGLAFFLIVTVLVPFSVGPQPDLLQAIAPGVLWLGALLACLLSLDRLLALDFEDGTLDLLATAPLPLEAALSVKALAHWLTTGLPLVLLAPVLGILLNLAPAGYLWLVVSLFLGTPALSVIGCFGAALTVGIKRGGLLLSLLVLPLYVPTLIFGAEVARRGAAGQEVGTPLLMLAGITCATIALMPFASAAVLRIGLR; from the coding sequence GTGAGGGCGCTGCTCTGGCGTGATCTGGCGCTCGCGCTCCGTGCCGGGGGCGGCTTCGGCCTCGGGCTCGCCTTCTTCCTGATCGTCACGGTTCTGGTCCCCTTCAGCGTCGGCCCCCAGCCCGACCTCTTGCAGGCCATCGCGCCGGGTGTCCTGTGGCTGGGGGCCTTGCTCGCCTGCCTTCTGTCGCTCGACCGTCTCCTCGCGCTGGACTTCGAGGACGGCACCCTCGATCTGCTCGCCACGGCGCCCCTCCCGCTCGAAGCCGCGCTGAGCGTCAAGGCGCTGGCCCACTGGCTGACCACCGGCCTGCCGCTGGTGCTGCTGGCGCCCGTGCTGGGGATCCTGCTGAACCTCGCGCCGGCGGGCTACCTCTGGCTGGTGGTCTCGCTGTTTCTGGGCACCCCCGCGCTGTCGGTCATCGGCTGCTTCGGCGCGGCGCTGACCGTGGGGATCAAGCGCGGCGGGTTGCTGCTGTCGCTGCTGGTGCTGCCGCTCTACGTGCCGACGCTGATCTTCGGGGCCGAGGTCGCCCGGCGCGGTGCCGCAGGGCAGGAGGTCGGCACCCCCTTGCTGATGCTGGCCGGGATCACCTGCGCCACCATCGCCCTGATGCCTTTCGCCTCGGCGGCGGTGCTGCGCATCGGGCTGCGCTGA
- the yajC gene encoding preprotein translocase subunit YajC: MQGFEQFVPLILIFAIMYFLLIRPQQKKAKEHQAMVAGLRRGDQVVTQGGLIGKVVKVKEDGEIEVEIADGVKVRVVQSTIATVVSKTEPAK; encoded by the coding sequence ATGCAAGGTTTTGAGCAATTCGTGCCGCTGATCCTGATCTTCGCGATCATGTATTTCCTGCTGATCCGTCCGCAGCAGAAAAAGGCCAAGGAACATCAGGCGATGGTCGCGGGCCTGCGGCGCGGCGACCAGGTGGTGACGCAGGGCGGGCTGATCGGCAAGGTCGTCAAGGTCAAGGAAGACGGCGAGATCGAGGTGGAAATCGCGGACGGCGTCAAGGTCCGCGTGGTCCAGTCCACCATCGCCACCGTGGTGTCCAAAACCGAACCGGCGAAGTAA
- the serS gene encoding serine--tRNA ligase, which produces MHDIRAIRENPDALDAALARRGEAPMSAAVLELDQARRARISAAETAQAEQNKASKEVGAAKAKGDEAEFERLRALVGEKKAEVAAMQAEAKELDAQLTDMLARIPNTPADDVPDGADEADNVEVNRWGEIPAFDFTPKEHFEIDGVAAAMDFDTAAKISGSRFVLLSGAVARIHRALAQFMINTHVDENGLTEVNPPVLVKDDAMYGTDKLPKFGEDSYRTEDGMWLVPTSEVPLTYIVADHVVEESYLPRRYTAHTLCFRSEAGSAGRDTAGMLRQHQFEKVEMVSITHPDESDAEQKRMLRCAEGILEALGIPYRTVILCTGDMGFGARRTYDIEAWVPGQNTYREISSVSTTGDFQARRMNARFKPKDGGKPQFLHTLNGSGLAVGRCLIAVLENGQRADGSVQLPEALAPYLGGKTLLGADGTLR; this is translated from the coding sequence ATGCACGACATCCGCGCCATCCGCGAGAACCCCGACGCCCTTGACGCCGCGCTGGCCCGGCGCGGCGAGGCGCCCATGTCCGCGGCGGTGCTGGAGCTGGACCAGGCCCGCCGCGCGCGCATCTCGGCCGCAGAGACGGCGCAGGCGGAGCAGAACAAGGCGTCGAAGGAAGTCGGCGCCGCCAAGGCCAAGGGCGACGAGGCCGAATTCGAGCGCCTGCGCGCTCTGGTGGGCGAGAAGAAGGCCGAGGTGGCCGCCATGCAGGCCGAGGCCAAGGAACTGGACGCGCAGCTGACCGACATGCTGGCGCGCATCCCGAACACGCCCGCCGATGACGTTCCCGACGGCGCGGACGAGGCCGACAACGTCGAGGTGAACCGCTGGGGCGAGATACCCGCGTTCGATTTCACCCCGAAGGAACATTTCGAGATCGACGGCGTCGCGGCGGCGATGGATTTCGACACGGCGGCCAAGATTTCCGGCAGCCGTTTCGTGCTGCTGTCGGGGGCGGTGGCGCGCATCCACCGGGCGCTGGCGCAGTTCATGATCAACACCCACGTGGACGAGAACGGGCTGACCGAGGTGAACCCGCCGGTGCTGGTCAAGGACGACGCGATGTACGGCACCGACAAGCTGCCGAAGTTCGGGGAGGACAGCTATCGCACCGAGGACGGCATGTGGCTGGTGCCGACCTCCGAGGTGCCGCTGACCTACATCGTGGCCGACCACGTGGTCGAGGAAAGCTACCTGCCGCGCCGCTACACCGCGCATACCCTGTGCTTCCGCTCCGAGGCGGGCAGCGCGGGGCGCGACACGGCCGGCATGCTGCGCCAGCACCAGTTCGAGAAGGTCGAGATGGTGAGCATCACCCACCCCGATGAAAGCGATGCGGAACAGAAGCGCATGCTGCGCTGCGCGGAAGGCATACTGGAGGCGCTGGGGATCCCCTATCGCACCGTCATCCTGTGCACCGGCGACATGGGGTTCGGCGCGCGGCGCACCTATGATATCGAGGCATGGGTGCCGGGGCAGAACACCTACCGCGAGATTTCCTCGGTTTCGACCACCGGCGATTTCCAGGCGCGGCGCATGAACGCGCGGTTCAAGCCCAAGGACGGCGGGAAGCCGCAGTTCCTGCACACGCTGAACGGATCGGGCCTTGCCGTGGGGCGCTGCCTGATCGCGGTGCTGGAGAACGGCCAGCGGGCGGACGGCTCCGTCCAGCTTCCCGAAGCGCTGGCGCCCTATCTGGGCGGCAAGACGCTGCTTGGGGCGGACGGCACCCTGCGCTGA
- the ccmA gene encoding heme ABC exporter ATP-binding protein CcmA, with translation MTLRATDLAVARGGLPVLTGVGFALEPGQALILRGPNGAGKTTLLRAVAGLQPVLAGRIEGAEDRVAYAAHADGLKAMLTVTENLAFWARVFGTKDIGAALDAFDLHGLADRLAGTLSAGQKRRLGLARLLVTGRPVWVLDEPTVSLDTGAVALFADAVRAHLRRGGSALIATHIDLGLEATVLDIAPFRANATTRAGASDEAFL, from the coding sequence ATGACCCTGCGCGCCACCGATCTTGCCGTTGCACGGGGCGGTCTGCCGGTGCTCACCGGCGTCGGCTTTGCGCTGGAACCGGGGCAGGCCCTGATCCTGCGCGGACCGAATGGCGCCGGCAAGACGACATTGCTGCGCGCCGTCGCCGGGCTGCAACCGGTGCTGGCGGGCCGTATCGAAGGGGCGGAGGACCGGGTGGCCTATGCCGCCCATGCCGACGGCCTGAAGGCCATGCTGACGGTGACCGAGAACCTCGCGTTCTGGGCGCGTGTCTTCGGCACAAAGGACATCGGCGCCGCGCTGGACGCTTTCGACCTGCACGGGCTGGCCGACCGCCTTGCCGGTACGCTGTCCGCCGGTCAGAAACGCCGGCTGGGCCTAGCGCGGCTGCTCGTCACCGGGCGGCCCGTATGGGTGCTCGACGAACCGACCGTATCGCTGGACACCGGCGCGGTGGCGCTCTTTGCGGATGCGGTGCGCGCCCACCTGCGCCGCGGCGGATCGGCGTTGATCGCCACCCACATCGACCTCGGACTGGAGGCGACGGTGCTCGACATCGCGCCCTTCCGGGCCAATGCCACCACCCGTGCCGGGGCCAGCGACGAGGCCTTCCTGTGA